Proteins found in one Candidatus Dependentiae bacterium genomic segment:
- the atpD gene encoding F0F1 ATP synthase subunit beta, protein MIATQKANGSILRLSGTIVDVQFSPESTPNIYNELHIQIPAHDDKPASTLSIEVAQQLGDGTVRCIAINNIFGIKRGLSVVDTGSCIKVPVGNNVLGRIFNVLGQTIDDKPPFKAEETWPIFRQAPALIEQKIANEVQETGIKVIDIMCPYIKGSKIGLFGGAGVGKTILVQELIRNIATEHGGVSVFTGIGERTREGNELWLEMKKTGVLDKTALVFGQMGEMPGARLRVGLSGLTMAEYFRDREKKDVLLFIDNIFRFVQAGSEVSTLVGRLPSAVGYQPTLATEMGAFQERITNTVNGSITSIQAVYVPADDITDPAPATTFMHLDANTVLSRKLVELGLYPAIDPLQSNSKGLMPDIVGKKHYRVARDIQNILQHFKELQDIIAILGMEELSDEDKLTVKRAKKIQKFLTQPLFVAEFASGLSGRYVTREQAVNDFDEIINGNCDDIPEDAFYMVGTLQEAKEKAKRLMSTL, encoded by the coding sequence ATGATTGCAACGCAAAAAGCTAACGGATCAATTTTACGTTTGAGCGGCACTATTGTTGACGTTCAGTTTTCGCCAGAATCTACACCAAATATTTATAATGAACTTCATATCCAGATTCCTGCACATGACGATAAACCTGCAAGTACCCTGAGCATTGAAGTTGCCCAACAACTGGGTGATGGCACAGTGAGGTGTATTGCGATCAATAATATTTTTGGAATCAAGCGCGGATTGTCTGTTGTTGATACCGGCTCGTGCATTAAAGTGCCTGTCGGCAACAATGTTCTCGGTCGTATTTTTAACGTTCTTGGTCAAACCATTGATGATAAACCACCGTTTAAAGCAGAAGAAACCTGGCCTATATTCCGTCAAGCTCCTGCGCTTATCGAACAAAAAATTGCTAATGAAGTTCAAGAAACGGGTATTAAAGTTATCGACATCATGTGCCCTTATATTAAAGGCTCAAAAATTGGTCTTTTTGGCGGCGCTGGCGTCGGTAAAACAATTTTAGTACAAGAGCTCATCCGCAACATTGCTACCGAGCACGGTGGCGTTTCGGTGTTCACCGGCATTGGCGAACGTACTCGAGAAGGCAATGAGTTGTGGCTTGAAATGAAAAAGACTGGCGTGCTTGATAAAACTGCGCTGGTGTTTGGCCAAATGGGCGAAATGCCTGGCGCACGATTACGCGTTGGTTTGAGCGGCCTTACTATGGCCGAGTATTTTAGAGATAGAGAAAAGAAGGATGTGTTATTATTTATTGATAACATTTTCCGTTTTGTACAAGCAGGTTCAGAAGTTTCTACACTTGTTGGACGTCTTCCATCAGCCGTTGGTTATCAACCGACCTTAGCTACCGAAATGGGTGCTTTCCAAGAACGTATCACTAATACGGTAAATGGTTCTATTACTTCGATTCAAGCAGTGTACGTTCCTGCTGACGATATTACCGATCCGGCACCAGCAACTACCTTTATGCATCTTGATGCCAACACGGTACTTTCACGTAAATTAGTAGAACTTGGTTTATATCCAGCCATTGACCCATTACAATCGAATTCAAAAGGATTGATGCCTGACATTGTAGGTAAAAAGCACTACCGTGTAGCCCGTGACATCCAAAATATTCTACAGCACTTTAAAGAACTGCAAGATATTATTGCCATTCTTGGTATGGAAGAACTTTCAGACGAAGATAAGTTGACGGTTAAACGTGCCAAAAAGATTCAAAAATTCCTGACGCAACCATTGTTTGTTGCTGAGTTTGCAAGTGGTCTTTCGGGCAGATATGTGACGCGCGAACAAGCAGTGAACGATTTTGACGAGATTATTAACGGCAACTGCGACGACATCCCTGAAGATGCCTTCTACATGGTTGGCACGCTGCAAGAAGCTAAAGAAAAAGCGAAACGTTTAATGAGCACTTTATAA
- a CDS encoding ankyrin repeat domain-containing protein produces the protein MTLKQTLLLITITLTFFSPTPTIAMDRDMRLIADLFNITAPNKKYNAEPLDEALFAATSKSKVQSVKSLLMQGADINYSSDCDDGYPLMLAARMRPIECFEYLLRSGARIYTKVQTDENGIISAYDVARQQKSTRNVLQKYTKNALQNIGNKSEFSKLSKEQKLDRYQDKVYLKFQQKRLTNVTNAIRQATNLCPDIIRLVAQYAVRK, from the coding sequence ATGACATTAAAACAGACTTTATTATTGATTACTATAACGCTAACTTTCTTTTCCCCAACTCCAACAATTGCTATGGATCGCGATATGCGCCTCATTGCAGATCTCTTCAACATAACTGCTCCCAACAAAAAATATAACGCAGAACCTCTTGATGAGGCACTGTTCGCCGCTACTTCAAAGTCAAAAGTCCAATCTGTTAAATCGCTGCTCATGCAAGGCGCAGATATTAATTATTCCAGCGATTGTGATGACGGGTACCCACTTATGTTGGCTGCGCGCATGCGCCCTATCGAATGCTTTGAGTACTTACTAAGGTCGGGCGCAAGAATATATACCAAAGTGCAAACTGATGAAAACGGAATAATCAGCGCTTACGATGTAGCAAGGCAACAAAAAAGCACCAGAAATGTTTTGCAAAAATATACTAAAAATGCACTGCAAAATATCGGTAATAAGTCAGAATTTAGTAAACTTTCTAAGGAACAGAAATTGGATCGTTATCAAGACAAAGTATACCTAAAATTCCAACAAAAGAGACTAACCAATGTCACTAATGCCATTAGGCAAGCTACCAATCTCTGTCCCGACATTATCAGGCTTGTTGCTCAATACGCAGTACGCAAATAG
- a CDS encoding carbohydrate kinase family protein — protein MKKVLTLGGAMRDVFIEYDTAHMLHMHDQAREQSFILLEEGRKIEVKHIAYHLGGGATNSAVSFRRLGFEVEAFFKLGGDQAGDYILLELGREHVATYNVVRDETQKTGVSFIIPCSSGNKVALVYRGANLTIKESELPWSAIETADQMYITSLSAASSQLLLPITAYAKKYNKPVAVNPGSSQLLLGAAVLRESLPNIDILILNSSEAQQFMVSLLEANSALQDKVFDTALKQEPIEQVPQLLQGPLNHKEVCFNFYQYFREILSRGPKIVVVTNGAEGVYVATDSTIYFLSSVPAKVVSTLGAGDAFGSCFVASLLQGKTVQQALMAGALNSASVIGHVGTQIGLLNEQELEDRLQKADMSLVQAFPLIS, from the coding sequence ATGAAAAAAGTACTAACCCTTGGTGGCGCCATGCGCGATGTGTTCATTGAATATGACACAGCGCATATGCTGCACATGCATGATCAAGCACGTGAACAATCCTTTATTCTCCTTGAAGAAGGTAGAAAAATAGAGGTTAAACATATTGCTTATCATCTTGGGGGTGGGGCTACTAATTCTGCAGTTTCTTTCCGGAGACTGGGATTTGAAGTAGAAGCTTTTTTTAAACTTGGTGGTGATCAAGCTGGAGATTACATACTACTGGAATTGGGCAGGGAACATGTAGCGACCTATAATGTGGTTCGTGATGAAACGCAAAAAACAGGTGTTTCATTTATCATTCCCTGCTCTTCCGGTAACAAAGTAGCATTGGTATATCGCGGTGCAAATCTTACGATTAAAGAAAGTGAGTTGCCGTGGTCGGCTATTGAGACAGCCGATCAGATGTATATTACATCGCTCAGTGCCGCATCATCTCAATTACTATTGCCCATCACGGCCTATGCAAAAAAATATAATAAACCGGTTGCGGTTAATCCTGGAAGCAGCCAGCTTTTGCTGGGAGCAGCTGTGTTGCGTGAGTCGCTCCCTAATATTGATATTTTGATTTTAAATAGTTCAGAGGCGCAGCAGTTTATGGTTTCATTACTGGAAGCTAATTCAGCCCTACAAGATAAAGTTTTTGATACTGCTCTAAAACAAGAGCCAATAGAACAAGTGCCGCAATTACTACAGGGGCCTCTTAATCATAAAGAAGTTTGTTTTAATTTTTACCAATACTTCAGGGAAATTCTTTCCCGTGGTCCAAAAATTGTGGTGGTCACCAATGGTGCTGAAGGTGTTTATGTAGCCACTGATTCCACTATCTATTTTCTGTCGAGTGTGCCCGCTAAAGTCGTGAGCACGTTGGGTGCCGGAGATGCATTCGGTTCCTGCTTTGTTGCAAGTTTATTGCAGGGCAAAACAGTGCAACAGGCTTTGATGGCAGGCGCTCTTAACAGTGCTTCAGTTATTGGGCATGTGGGAACACAAATTGGCTTATTAAATGAACAAGAATTAGAAGATCGCCTGCAAAAAGCTGACATGAGCTTGGTGCAGGCATTTCCACTTATATCCTAA
- the lon gene encoding endopeptidase La, which yields MKTVSNHTIQESLPEILPVIPTMDVVVFPHMIVPLLVMDEKIIAGVNRSLQESKMVLLLAAKNNNLDNHGAIGTQDLYQTGTIASIMRLIKIPDGGIKILVQGISRANVKEVIAEENMLSAMVERIEFQPSDATELLAQVKHIKLLTEKMVSSGHSFSPDFHIILSKMQDAEKIADFILSHLNLTVEQAQKLLESATQKEFLEGIYFFLSKEIEVAEIQEKIRSNARESMNKSQKEYYLREQIRAIKKELGEEDDEEIEVMRNKLAKLDASDEVKLEVSRQINRLERTAPDSLEATVTRNYLEWVFALPWGIETVDNLDIKHAKKILDEDHFGLKNVKDRILDFISVRTLKKNGLAPILCLYGPPGTGKTSLGESIAKSLNRKFIRISLGGVKDEAEIRGHRRTYVGAMPGRFMQAIRKAGSCNPVVIIDELDKIGADFRGDPSAAMLEVLDPQQNDTFYDNYLGLPFDLSKVLFIATANNIDAISEPLRDRMEIIELSGYTLDEKMSIGRKYLINKAVDECGLEGKDFKLEEPVLKDIITNYTRESGVRQCERVIRKLCSKAARSLVEDDKLITVGLDNLDKYLGPRRFLDDEMMQADQVGIANGLAWTSYGGELLKIETILMPGKGKLTLTGQLGDVMKESCHAALSYARAHAKEFGINDKLFTNFDLHIHVPAGAIPKDGPSAGITMLTAILSALTQRPINGKYAMTGELNLRGEVMPIGGVKEKILAAKRNHIPHVILPHKNRHDLIGIEEVAEDISIMWANHAREVIDQVLMAQEVVSKVRYS from the coding sequence ATGAAAACTGTATCAAATCATACTATTCAAGAGAGCTTGCCGGAGATACTCCCAGTTATACCAACGATGGATGTTGTGGTTTTCCCACACATGATCGTACCGTTGTTGGTTATGGACGAAAAAATTATTGCAGGGGTAAATCGTTCATTGCAAGAATCAAAAATGGTTTTGTTGCTTGCCGCTAAGAATAATAACTTGGATAATCACGGCGCCATCGGCACACAAGATTTATATCAAACGGGTACCATTGCTTCTATTATGCGTTTGATTAAGATACCAGATGGTGGCATAAAGATCCTTGTTCAGGGGATTTCTCGCGCAAATGTTAAAGAAGTAATTGCAGAAGAAAATATGTTGAGTGCCATGGTGGAGCGTATTGAATTTCAACCAAGTGATGCAACCGAGCTCTTGGCACAAGTTAAACACATTAAGCTTTTGACAGAAAAAATGGTTTCTTCAGGGCATTCGTTTAGCCCTGACTTCCATATTATTCTTTCTAAAATGCAGGATGCCGAGAAAATTGCAGATTTTATTCTGTCACATTTAAATTTGACCGTTGAACAAGCCCAAAAGCTGCTTGAATCTGCAACGCAAAAAGAATTTTTAGAAGGTATTTATTTTTTCCTGAGCAAAGAAATTGAAGTTGCTGAAATTCAAGAAAAGATCAGAAGCAATGCACGCGAATCGATGAACAAATCACAAAAAGAATACTATTTGCGCGAACAAATACGGGCTATTAAAAAAGAGCTTGGCGAAGAAGATGATGAAGAAATTGAAGTTATGCGTAATAAACTTGCCAAATTGGATGCAAGTGATGAAGTCAAGCTTGAAGTAAGTCGTCAAATTAATCGTCTTGAAAGAACAGCGCCAGATTCTCTTGAAGCAACGGTAACACGTAACTACTTGGAGTGGGTTTTTGCTTTACCCTGGGGCATTGAGACGGTAGATAATCTTGATATTAAGCATGCAAAAAAGATTCTTGATGAAGATCATTTTGGCTTAAAGAATGTTAAAGATCGAATTCTCGATTTTATTTCGGTACGCACACTCAAAAAGAATGGGCTTGCACCAATTCTTTGTTTGTACGGCCCTCCAGGAACAGGTAAAACTTCATTGGGTGAATCAATAGCAAAAAGCTTGAACAGAAAGTTTATTCGTATTTCACTTGGCGGTGTTAAAGATGAAGCCGAAATTAGAGGTCATCGTCGTACCTATGTTGGTGCCATGCCAGGTCGATTTATGCAAGCTATCAGAAAAGCTGGGTCATGTAATCCTGTGGTGATTATTGATGAGTTGGATAAAATCGGTGCAGATTTCCGTGGTGATCCATCGGCAGCAATGCTTGAGGTATTGGATCCACAACAAAATGATACGTTTTATGACAACTACTTAGGGCTTCCTTTTGATTTGTCCAAAGTATTGTTTATTGCGACAGCCAACAATATTGATGCAATATCTGAGCCATTACGTGACCGTATGGAAATCATAGAACTTTCAGGGTACACCCTCGATGAGAAAATGAGTATCGGTAGAAAGTATTTAATCAACAAAGCAGTTGATGAGTGTGGTCTTGAGGGTAAAGACTTTAAGCTCGAAGAACCGGTGCTTAAAGATATTATTACGAACTACACTCGTGAGTCAGGTGTGCGGCAATGTGAGCGTGTGATACGCAAGCTTTGTTCCAAGGCTGCACGTTCGCTCGTAGAGGATGATAAGCTCATTACGGTGGGTCTTGATAATCTTGATAAATATTTGGGACCGCGAAGATTCCTCGATGATGAAATGATGCAGGCAGACCAAGTTGGTATTGCCAATGGTCTTGCATGGACATCATATGGCGGGGAGCTTTTGAAGATAGAAACAATTTTAATGCCTGGCAAAGGGAAATTAACGTTGACCGGACAACTTGGCGATGTCATGAAGGAATCATGCCATGCAGCTTTAAGTTACGCCAGGGCCCATGCAAAAGAGTTTGGTATTAACGATAAACTCTTTACTAACTTTGATTTACATATTCATGTGCCAGCTGGGGCGATTCCAAAGGATGGTCCTTCGGCAGGAATAACGATGTTAACCGCAATTCTTTCTGCGTTAACACAACGACCAATCAATGGTAAATATGCCATGACCGGCGAGTTGAATTTGCGTGGTGAAGTGATGCCAATCGGTGGCGTTAAGGAAAAGATTTTAGCTGCCAAGCGAAATCATATTCCTCATGTTATTTTGCCACACAAAAATAGACATGATCTTATTGGCATTGAGGAAGTTGCGGAAGATATTTCCATTATGTGGGCTAATCATGCACGAGAAGTTATTGACCAGGTTTTGATGGCACAGGAAGTAGTAAGTAAAGTTCGTTATAGCTAA
- a CDS encoding ABC transporter ATP-binding protein has translation MITLAARDLKKTFLQGDSTIEVLKEITASFERNHTYAITGPSGSGKSTLMHLLAGLDKPTHGTVLFEGKDVARLSTPHRKEFLNKSVGLVFQLPYLIRELSVIENVMLKDMIAGNYQEESKDTAHTLLKKMGLHHKAAHSPFSLSGGEQQRIAIARAIFNKPKFLLADEPTGNLDVKTGKLIVELLVACQEEWQMGIIVSSHDAYVAERMTTVLHLENGLLQ, from the coding sequence ATGATTACATTAGCCGCCAGAGACCTGAAAAAAACATTCTTACAAGGTGATAGCACTATTGAAGTCCTCAAGGAAATCACCGCAAGTTTTGAGCGCAACCACACCTATGCCATAACCGGCCCTTCTGGCTCTGGCAAATCAACCCTCATGCATTTACTCGCAGGACTTGATAAACCCACCCATGGCACCGTGCTTTTTGAGGGAAAAGATGTTGCACGATTGTCAACACCGCATCGAAAAGAATTTTTAAATAAATCCGTCGGACTCGTGTTTCAATTGCCCTATTTAATTCGCGAGCTTTCAGTCATAGAAAACGTTATGCTCAAAGATATGATTGCTGGCAATTACCAAGAAGAATCCAAAGATACTGCGCATACGCTTCTTAAAAAAATGGGCCTTCACCATAAAGCTGCCCACAGCCCATTCTCATTATCCGGTGGAGAACAACAGCGCATTGCTATTGCACGGGCTATTTTTAACAAACCAAAATTTCTCTTAGCCGATGAGCCAACCGGCAACCTTGATGTCAAAACAGGTAAACTGATTGTTGAGCTTTTAGTGGCATGCCAAGAAGAATGGCAGATGGGTATTATTGTCAGCTCACATGATGCATACGTTGCTGAGCGCATGACAACCGTATTGCATCTCGAAAATGGCCTATTACAATAA
- the murJ gene encoding murein biosynthesis integral membrane protein MurJ: protein MSTVLHKKSILKKTFEVGSSTLLSRFFGIIREVLMVRYLGAGAISDGFLTAYKIPNLLRKIFAEGALSAVFIPTLVGIVRKDKKQANSLISLGFLVFESFLLVACALIMWHARTILELMVPGWPAEQITATVPFLRILMPFILFLSSSALLASALQSVGHFFVPAFAPILLNIVFIGSLLICMFFSLPVEYFCVFILFGGLVQFIFHLIAYIKLHFAFGPINQEAKQQFKAIILRFLPCVLTISAMEIALLIDTRFASYLPAGTISLLNYANRFMNIPLGVFAVAFSTILLPHFSRVAVYAPKRLSFYLLETTKFVFWVTVPATIVMSFFAEKIFLTIFLSKKFSLAQVYEAKTLLIAFSLGLFFFSLNKILLSLYYALHVTWIPTIISIITTLLNIALDYVLMTHFQSIGLALATTISMGVVQTLLFVVFLRYYFKFSFYLKNFLNFFIRYTAQLALILTASYGLYRLCLVLVAKLPITLASFMLNGLGFWFWVGPLCGAAALTIFCTRRLFNIKLHFLD, encoded by the coding sequence ATGAGTACCGTATTACATAAAAAATCCATCCTTAAAAAAACATTCGAGGTTGGCAGCTCAACACTTTTGAGCAGGTTCTTTGGCATCATTCGCGAAGTTCTCATGGTCAGATATTTGGGAGCAGGCGCAATCTCAGATGGCTTTCTCACCGCTTATAAAATTCCTAATTTGTTGCGTAAAATATTTGCCGAAGGAGCTCTTTCAGCTGTCTTTATTCCAACCCTAGTCGGCATAGTACGCAAAGATAAAAAACAAGCGAATAGCCTTATATCATTAGGATTTTTAGTATTTGAATCTTTCCTACTTGTAGCATGCGCCTTGATTATGTGGCATGCGCGGACCATATTGGAACTTATGGTTCCCGGTTGGCCAGCCGAACAAATTACTGCTACCGTGCCATTTTTACGCATCTTAATGCCCTTTATTCTTTTTCTTTCGAGTAGCGCACTCCTTGCAAGCGCCTTGCAATCAGTAGGCCATTTTTTTGTACCCGCTTTCGCTCCCATACTCCTCAATATTGTCTTTATTGGGTCTCTGCTCATTTGTATGTTTTTCTCACTACCTGTCGAATATTTTTGTGTTTTTATTTTATTTGGCGGGCTTGTACAATTTATCTTCCATTTAATTGCTTATATTAAGTTACACTTTGCTTTTGGACCTATAAATCAAGAGGCCAAGCAACAGTTTAAAGCAATCATTCTTAGATTTTTGCCCTGCGTATTGACTATAAGTGCTATGGAGATTGCTCTTTTAATTGACACCCGTTTTGCTTCATATTTACCCGCAGGAACAATATCATTACTCAATTACGCCAATCGTTTTATGAATATTCCATTGGGTGTTTTTGCCGTAGCTTTTTCTACCATCCTGCTTCCCCATTTTTCAAGAGTAGCCGTTTATGCACCAAAGCGTTTAAGCTTCTATTTGCTGGAAACAACCAAGTTTGTTTTTTGGGTTACCGTTCCTGCAACCATTGTCATGTCATTTTTTGCCGAAAAAATATTCCTCACGATTTTTCTTTCAAAGAAATTTTCCCTTGCACAAGTGTATGAAGCAAAAACTCTTTTAATTGCTTTTTCCCTCGGTTTATTCTTCTTCTCACTCAATAAAATCTTGCTCAGTCTTTATTATGCGCTGCATGTTACCTGGATTCCAACTATTATTTCTATCATTACCACACTACTTAATATCGCGCTCGATTATGTTTTAATGACCCATTTCCAATCAATCGGATTAGCTTTGGCAACGACGATTTCAATGGGCGTGGTACAAACACTGTTGTTTGTAGTATTCTTGAGATACTACTTTAAATTCAGCTTTTATCTGAAAAATTTTCTCAATTTTTTTATTCGCTACACGGCACAACTCGCTCTTATTTTGACAGCATCTTATGGTCTCTATCGTCTCTGCTTAGTGCTTGTCGCAAAATTACCCATAACTCTTGCATCTTTTATGCTTAATGGACTAGGATTTTGGTTCTGGGTCGGGCCACTCTGTGGCGCAGCGGCATTAACTATCTTTTGTACCCGCAGGCTTTTTAACATTAAACTACACTTTTTAGATTAA
- a CDS encoding bis(5'-nucleosyl)-tetraphosphatase, whose product MKRQLSAGIVVYYENNQSTEYLLLQYGAGHWDFAKGKLEQGETKIQAALRELQEETGLTTIDIKKGFESSLTYTFQDFRGNPVEKTVHFFIGQVPTKEKITLSHEHKDYTWLPFEPALEQLTYQNAKDVLTKAHEFLK is encoded by the coding sequence ATGAAAAGACAACTTTCAGCAGGCATCGTGGTGTACTATGAAAATAATCAAAGTACAGAATATCTTTTACTGCAATATGGCGCTGGTCATTGGGATTTTGCCAAAGGAAAACTAGAGCAAGGTGAAACTAAAATACAAGCAGCACTGCGCGAACTGCAAGAAGAAACGGGCCTGACAACCATCGATATCAAAAAGGGCTTTGAAAGCTCCCTCACCTACACCTTTCAAGATTTTCGTGGTAACCCAGTGGAAAAAACTGTCCACTTTTTTATTGGACAAGTACCAACCAAGGAGAAAATCACCCTATCGCATGAACATAAAGATTATACTTGGTTGCCTTTTGAGCCGGCGCTCGAACAACTAACCTATCAAAACGCTAAGGATGTACTCACAAAAGCACATGAGTTTTTAAAATGA